From Bradyrhizobium sp. AZCC 1610:
CGACACGCCACATTCCGGGCCAGCCGTTCTCCAAACCGCCGCCGCCATTGCCGCAAGGCGGGATCATCGGCCTGTTTCCGGAGCCGGGAGGGCCGCGATGAGCGTTGCGATTGTCGACTACGGCTCCGGTAACCTTCACTCGGCGGCGAAGGCGTTTGAGCGCGCCGCGCGGAGCATGGAAGATCCGCAAAAGGTCATGGTGACGCGCGATCCCGAGGCGGTGTTTCGCGCCGATCGCATTGTGCTGCCCGGGGTCGGCGCCTTCGCCGATTGCCGCCGGGGGCTCGACGCGGTGGACGGCATGCTGGAAGCGATGACCGAAGCGGTGCGCGTCAAGGCGCGGCCGTTCTTCGGCATCTGCGTCGGCATGCAGTTGATGGCGACGCGCGGCAAGGAGCATGTCGTAACCGAGGGCTTCAACTGGATCGAGGGC
This genomic window contains:
- the hisH gene encoding imidazole glycerol phosphate synthase subunit HisH, which produces MSVAIVDYGSGNLHSAAKAFERAARSMEDPQKVMVTRDPEAVFRADRIVLPGVGAFADCRRGLDAVDGMLEAMTEAVRVKARPFFGICVGMQLMATRGKEHVVTEGFNWIEGDVEKIAPREENLKIPHMGWNTLDMIREHPVLERLPLGPKGRHAYFVHSYHLNASNEADVLACADYGGPVTAIVGKDTAIGTQFHPEKSQRFGLALISNFLKWKP